From Pseudanabaena sp. FACHB-2040:
TTTGACCGCTTGATTCACTGCATGAATCAATTCCGCGCTTCGCCACACGCTTTCAAACTGGCTGTTTGATGCCTTGAAAACTTTTTTCTCAACCAGAGTGACTAAAGAGGGATCATAATCAGAGGTCGCTTGACCGTGCCCATTCTACCGCCGAAAGTTGATGCGCCCCGACACGGATTTTCTTAGGACACCTTTAGCTAAGAGACTCAAGCAGTTCTCCCAGTTTGCTCCGGCCCTGTTTAGCCTGGGGCTATTTTGCCTGTCAGCTTGGGCGATACATTCGGAGTTGAGCCAGTATCCGCCTCGGGCAATTCTTAACAACATTCGGTCGATTCCGGTCGAGGCGTTGGGGGCAGCTGTGGCGCTGACTGGGCTCAATTTTCTGTTTCTCACGGGCAACGATACCCTAGCGACCCGCTATGTGCGCCATCCGCTGCCGTACCGTAAAACTGCGTTGGTGGCCGTGATCAGCTATGCAATTAGCAACAGTGTGGGTATGGCCATGCTGAGCGGGGGGGCTATTCGCTATCGCTTTTATTCGGCTTGGGGGCTGTCGGCAGGTAAAGTTGCTCAAATAGCTGCTTTTTGTGGTCTGAGCTTTTGGATTGGCCTGTTTTTTCTTTGTGGGCTGGTCTTTACGCTAGACCCATTGCCTTTGCCGGGTCTGCTGCATTTGCCCTTTGAGACGGTGCGCCCCATTGGTCTGCTTTTTCTAGCGATGATTGCCGCTTACCTGACGATTACTGGGCTTAATCGTCACCCCGTCAAAATTGGTCGGTGGAGCTTGCCAAACCTGCCGCTGAAGCTATCTTTAGCTCAGATTTTGGTGACCTCTGGCGACTGGGCCGCAGCAGCAGGCGTAATTTATGTGCTGCTGTGGTTTACGGGAGTAAGCTCGGGCCTTAGCTATTTTGCTTTTTTTGGGGCTTATCTGCTGGCGCTGTTGTCTAGCATTATCAGCAATGTGCCGGGGGGGTTGGGGGTGTTTGAGACGGTGCTGCTGCTGCTGATCTCGCCGCCGATTGCGGCGGACAGTCTGCTGGGGGTGCTGCTGGTTTATCGGATCATCTACTTTTTTCTGCCGCTCATAGTGGGAGTTTTGTTGCTAGGAGTCTATGAGTTGCAGCAGCGCTATAGGCGCAGTTAACCGCGTTGGGCTGCGATCTTTTGCTGGTTCGGTGGGGTCAGGGCTTGTAGAGGTGGGCCATGCTAGTGGTATTGAACTGGGCGGTGGGCACGTCGAGCACCAGTTTGCCGGACTGAATGCCGAGGATGCGATCGCTATATTCCCGAGCCAGCTCCACTTGGTGCAGATTGCAGAGCACCGTCAGTCCTTCTTGCTGGCAGAGCGATCGCAATAGGCCCAGGACTGTGTGAGCCGTTTCGGGGTCGAGGCTGGCTACGGGTTCGTCGGCCAAAATCAGGCTGGCCCGCTGGGTGAGGGCGCGGGCAATGGCGACCCGCTGCTGCTGCCCCCCTGAGAGCTGGTCGGCTCTTTGAAAGGCGACATCGAGCAGCTGCACTCGCTCTAGGGCGGCTAGCCCTTCCTTGAGCAAATCGGGCGGAAACTGGCTGAATGCACAGCGCCAGAGCGGCAGCTCTGGCAGCCGCCCACCTAAGCAATTTTCTAGGGCGCTGCGGCGGCGCACTAGGTTGAATTGCTGGGCGATGGTAGCGATTTGGGTGCGAGCCTGCTGAAGTTCGCGGGCGGAGCAGCGGGTGAGGTTCTGCCCGTGAAACCAGACTTGGCCGTGGGTGGGGCGAATTAGCCCCAGAAGGCAGCGCATCAGGGTGGTCTTGCCTGCGCCGCTGGGGCCTAAAACAGCAGTGAAGGAGTGGGGCGCAATTTCAAAGCTGACCTGCTCTAGGGCAGTCCGGCCATTGTCATAGATTTTGGTTAGGCTCTCAACTCTTAGCA
This genomic window contains:
- a CDS encoding lysylphosphatidylglycerol synthase domain-containing protein; protein product: MRPDTDFLRTPLAKRLKQFSQFAPALFSLGLFCLSAWAIHSELSQYPPRAILNNIRSIPVEALGAAVALTGLNFLFLTGNDTLATRYVRHPLPYRKTALVAVISYAISNSVGMAMLSGGAIRYRFYSAWGLSAGKVAQIAAFCGLSFWIGLFFLCGLVFTLDPLPLPGLLHLPFETVRPIGLLFLAMIAAYLTITGLNRHPVKIGRWSLPNLPLKLSLAQILVTSGDWAAAAGVIYVLLWFTGVSSGLSYFAFFGAYLLALLSSIISNVPGGLGVFETVLLLLISPPIAADSLLGVLLVYRIIYFFLPLIVGVLLLGVYELQQRYRRS
- the phnC gene encoding phosphonate ABC transporter ATP-binding protein, which produces MLRVESLTKIYDNGRTALEQVSFEIAPHSFTAVLGPSGAGKTTLMRCLLGLIRPTHGQVWFHGQNLTRCSARELQQARTQIATIAQQFNLVRRRSALENCLGGRLPELPLWRCAFSQFPPDLLKEGLAALERVQLLDVAFQRADQLSGGQQQRVAIARALTQRASLILADEPVASLDPETAHTVLGLLRSLCQQEGLTVLCNLHQVELAREYSDRILGIQSGKLVLDVPTAQFNTTSMAHLYKP